A section of the Clostridium felsineum DSM 794 genome encodes:
- the hemB gene encoding porphobilinogen synthase: protein MFRRHRRLRKNSYIRDMVRETTLSSDDFIYPLFVVEGQNIKKEISSLPNNYHYSLDRLPEAISEINAAKVKGIILFGIPDHKDEVGSSAFDDNGIIQKAIRKIREIDKDLFIITDVCMCEYTSHGHCGIIHDGYVDNDETLDYIGKIALSHAKAGADMIAPSDMMDGRIEEIRTVLDDNGYKNVSIMAYSAKYCSAFYGPFRDAADSAPKFGDRKSYQMDPANEREAILEIEDDIKEGADIIMVKPALSYLDVVKTAKTRFNVPVAAYSVSGEYAMIKAGAKMGWIDEKAIALESLLSIKRAGADMIITYYAIEASKWLNSNKN, encoded by the coding sequence ATGTTTAGAAGACATAGAAGACTAAGAAAAAATAGCTATATAAGGGATATGGTGAGAGAGACAACCTTAAGCTCTGATGATTTTATATATCCACTTTTTGTAGTTGAGGGACAAAATATAAAAAAAGAAATTTCATCGCTGCCTAATAATTATCATTATTCTTTAGACAGGCTTCCAGAGGCTATTTCAGAAATTAATGCTGCAAAAGTTAAAGGTATCATTTTATTTGGTATACCAGATCATAAGGACGAAGTAGGTTCTTCTGCCTTTGATGATAATGGCATAATTCAAAAAGCAATAAGAAAGATAAGAGAAATTGATAAGGACTTATTTATAATAACAGATGTTTGTATGTGTGAGTACACAAGTCATGGTCATTGTGGAATAATACACGATGGTTATGTTGATAATGATGAAACTTTAGATTATATAGGTAAAATAGCCCTTTCACATGCAAAGGCAGGAGCAGATATGATCGCACCTTCAGACATGATGGATGGTAGAATTGAAGAAATTAGAACTGTTCTTGATGACAATGGCTATAAGAATGTTTCAATAATGGCATACAGTGCTAAGTATTGTTCTGCTTTTTATGGTCCATTTAGAGATGCCGCTGATTCAGCACCTAAATTTGGAGACAGAAAAAGCTATCAAATGGACCCTGCAAATGAAAGAGAAGCTATTCTTGAAATTGAAGATGATATAAAAGAAGGGGCAGACATAATAATGGTTAAACCGGCATTGTCTTATTTAGATGTGGTTAAAACTGCAAAGACAAGATTTAATGTTCCGGTTGCAGCTTATAGTGTTAGTGGTGAATATGCTATGATAAAAGCAGGAGCTAAAATGGGATGGATAGATGAAAAGGCTATAGCCCTAGAGTCACTTTTGTCAATTAAGAGAGCAGGAGCAGATATGATAATAACTTATTATGCAATAGAAGCTTCAAAGTGGCTTAATAGTAACAAAAATTAA
- a CDS encoding DUF1062 domain-containing protein, with protein MKKVTWELQYISPPPTIKYCKKCGKKTEYICSDLFRVNAQRKYLDVWLIYKCSNCNFTWNMTIYSRINPKSIDSKLLEGFYCNDEKLAESYAMNLELIQKNGGEFGLPKYKIVGEDINFETCVELNIKSKYASQIKLSSVLREKLNLSQKGFEQLVINDKIKSTGDLDLKKCKVKTENMIIIKGKIERY; from the coding sequence GTGAAAAAGGTAACGTGGGAATTGCAGTATATATCCCCACCACCTACAATTAAATATTGTAAAAAGTGTGGTAAGAAAACAGAATATATTTGTTCGGATTTATTTCGTGTAAATGCTCAGCGCAAATATTTAGATGTATGGTTAATCTATAAATGTTCAAATTGTAATTTTACCTGGAATATGACCATCTATTCTAGGATAAACCCCAAAAGTATCGATTCAAAATTGTTGGAGGGATTTTATTGTAATGATGAAAAGCTGGCTGAAAGTTATGCCATGAACTTAGAATTAATACAGAAGAATGGCGGGGAGTTTGGACTTCCAAAGTATAAAATAGTAGGAGAAGATATTAATTTTGAAACTTGTGTAGAGCTTAACATAAAAAGCAAATATGCATCTCAAATTAAATTATCTTCTGTTTTGCGTGAAAAGTTAAATTTATCTCAAAAAGGTTTTGAACAGCTGGTTATAAACGATAAAATTAAAAGCACAGGAGACCTTGATTTAAAAAAGTGTAAGGTAAAAACAGAAAATATGATAATTATTAAGGGAAAAATAGAAAGGTATTGA
- the cysC gene encoding adenylyl-sulfate kinase: MNNKKSTNVVWQETKIKREHREKMLKQKGVVLWFTGLSGSGKSTVASLLEKSLYEMGYLTYLLDGDNLRHGLNSDLGFRSEDRTENIRRVSEVAKLFADGGIITITTFISPFKEDRSNARKLLGEDFVEVYIDCPLEVCEKRDPKGIYRKARDGEIKNFTGIDSPYEAPENPNITVKTYENTEKQCVQDIIEYLREHEIL, encoded by the coding sequence ATGAATAATAAAAAAAGCACAAATGTAGTTTGGCAAGAGACCAAAATAAAAAGAGAGCACAGAGAAAAAATGTTAAAGCAAAAGGGAGTTGTTTTATGGTTTACAGGACTTTCTGGCTCTGGTAAATCCACAGTAGCATCACTGTTAGAAAAAAGTCTTTATGAAATGGGTTATTTAACCTATCTTTTGGATGGAGATAATTTAAGGCATGGACTTAATTCTGATCTTGGATTTAGAAGCGAAGATAGAACTGAAAATATAAGGAGAGTATCAGAAGTAGCAAAATTGTTTGCTGATGGAGGAATTATAACAATAACCACCTTCATATCTCCATTTAAAGAGGATAGAAGTAATGCAAGAAAGCTCTTAGGAGAAGATTTTGTAGAAGTTTATATTGATTGTCCTCTTGAAGTTTGTGAAAAAAGAGATCCAAAGGGCATATATAGAAAAGCTAGAGATGGAGAAATAAAAAATTTTACAGGAATCGATTCACCATATGAGGCACCTGAAAATCCTAATATAACAGTAAAAACTTATGAAAATACTGAGAAACAATGTGTTCAAGATATAATTGAATATCTAAGGGAGCATGAAATTTTGTAG
- the hemL gene encoding glutamate-1-semialdehyde 2,1-aminomutase, with the protein MRNKEIFEESKKYMPGGVNSPVRAYGDLNIDPPIIKSGEASHIFDEDGKEYIDFVEAWGPMILGHKNEDILNSVREVLEKGVGFGAPTELELRLAKYICSTVDNVDMIRMVNSGTEATMSAVKLARGYTGRDKIIKFAGCYHGHFDGFLVEAGSGVLTQNIPGSPGVPKGSIENTLIAEYNNIESVEALFNKHKDEIAAVIIEPVAGNMGVIPAAKEFLVKLREVCTKNKTILIFDEVMSGFRVAYKGAQSIYGVKPDLTTFAKIMGGGFPSGAYGGRREIMEQLSPLGPVYQAGTMSGNPVVMAAGYASLKKLHENPKYYSHMDKLGSLLEDGILEISKEKGIDLVVNRCVNMMTVFFTKLGEVKSYSNAKASDTKMFSRFAEHMIRNGVYVPPSQFEAMFLGVKHTEDDIEKFLSVMRKL; encoded by the coding sequence ATGAGAAATAAAGAAATTTTTGAGGAATCTAAAAAGTATATGCCAGGGGGAGTTAATAGCCCGGTAAGAGCATATGGAGATTTAAATATAGATCCACCTATAATAAAATCAGGTGAAGCTTCACATATTTTTGATGAGGATGGAAAAGAGTATATTGACTTTGTAGAGGCTTGGGGACCTATGATTTTAGGCCATAAAAATGAGGATATTTTAAATAGTGTAAGAGAAGTTTTAGAAAAGGGTGTTGGATTTGGAGCACCTACAGAGTTAGAGCTTAGGCTTGCTAAATATATATGCAGTACAGTTGATAATGTAGATATGATTAGAATGGTTAATTCTGGTACAGAAGCTACTATGAGTGCAGTAAAACTTGCAAGAGGTTATACTGGACGTGATAAGATAATAAAATTTGCAGGCTGCTATCATGGCCATTTTGATGGATTCTTAGTAGAAGCAGGCTCAGGTGTTTTGACGCAAAATATACCAGGGTCACCAGGAGTTCCAAAAGGAAGTATAGAGAATACTCTTATAGCGGAATACAACAACATAGAAAGTGTTGAGGCATTATTTAATAAGCACAAGGATGAGATAGCTGCTGTAATAATAGAGCCAGTTGCAGGAAATATGGGAGTTATACCAGCTGCTAAAGAGTTTTTAGTTAAGCTTAGAGAAGTATGTACAAAGAATAAAACTATACTCATATTTGATGAAGTCATGTCAGGTTTTAGAGTTGCATATAAAGGAGCTCAAAGCATATACGGTGTAAAACCAGACCTTACAACCTTTGCAAAGATAATGGGTGGCGGCTTCCCTTCAGGAGCTTATGGTGGAAGAAGAGAGATAATGGAACAATTATCACCACTTGGTCCAGTATATCAAGCAGGAACTATGTCAGGAAATCCAGTGGTAATGGCAGCAGGTTATGCATCACTTAAAAAACTGCATGAAAACCCAAAGTATTATAGCCATATGGATAAACTGGGCAGCCTTCTTGAAGATGGGATACTAGAAATCTCAAAGGAAAAAGGAATTGATTTAGTAGTAAATAGATGTGTAAATATGATGACAGTATTCTTCACAAAATTAGGTGAAGTTAAAAGCTATAGTAATGCAAAAGCTTCAGATACAAAAATGTTTTCAAGGTTTGCAGAACATATGATAAGAAATGGTGTGTATGTACCACCTTCTCAGTTTGAGGCAATGTTTTTAGGTGTAAAGCACACAGAAGATGATATAGAGAAATTTTTAAGTGTTATGAGAAAATTATAA
- a CDS encoding O-acetylhomoserine aminocarboxypropyltransferase/cysteine synthase family protein, whose amino-acid sequence MKLSTKFIHGNYDLESTGATNVPIYMSNAYAHKSPEELENIFKGKLPGYVYSRLSNPTVLAFERRMASVEEGLATTSASSGMAAIYMAIKNVVNSGDEIIASTGLYGGTYNLISNLKDIGVKTIFLDEINKETLEQNITDKTKLVYGETIGNPKLDILDIETIGGVCKEKGVVFMVDSTISTPYLINPIKYGADIIIHSTSKYINGTSSAIGGIIVDCGSEKYKNDRYKTFHQYVRKYGRIAFTAKLRSTEARDIGAAMSPFTAFLSLTGIETLSLRMEKHCENAMKVAEYLEKNNKITGVNYPNLKISKYYDLATKYYQNGASGILTFRLGSKEIAYKFLRKLKLILYLTNMGDCKTSIIHPCSTICVRNTEEEKKKMSVYDDLVRLSVGIEDVDDILEDIDRALKAI is encoded by the coding sequence ATGAAACTTTCAACAAAATTTATTCATGGAAATTATGATTTGGAAAGTACAGGTGCAACCAATGTGCCTATATATATGTCAAATGCTTATGCGCACAAATCACCTGAAGAACTGGAAAATATATTTAAGGGGAAACTTCCTGGCTATGTATACAGTAGATTATCTAATCCAACTGTACTAGCATTTGAAAGAAGAATGGCAAGTGTTGAAGAAGGACTTGCTACAACATCCGCATCATCAGGTATGGCAGCTATATATATGGCAATAAAAAATGTTGTTAATTCTGGAGATGAAATTATTGCTTCAACAGGCCTTTATGGAGGTACATATAACTTAATTTCAAATCTTAAAGATATTGGAGTTAAAACAATATTCTTAGATGAAATAAACAAAGAAACTTTAGAGCAGAACATAACAGATAAAACAAAGCTTGTTTATGGGGAAACTATAGGAAATCCAAAACTTGATATTTTGGATATTGAAACAATCGGAGGAGTTTGCAAGGAAAAAGGCGTAGTTTTCATGGTGGATTCTACTATATCAACACCGTATTTAATAAATCCCATAAAGTATGGAGCTGATATAATAATTCATTCAACCTCAAAATATATTAATGGAACCTCAAGTGCAATAGGTGGAATTATTGTAGATTGCGGAAGTGAAAAATATAAAAATGATAGATATAAAACTTTTCATCAGTATGTTAGAAAATATGGAAGAATAGCATTTACAGCAAAATTAAGAAGTACAGAAGCTAGAGATATTGGAGCAGCTATGTCACCATTCACTGCATTTTTATCCTTAACAGGAATTGAAACTTTATCTTTAAGAATGGAAAAGCATTGTGAGAATGCAATGAAGGTAGCAGAATACTTAGAAAAAAACAATAAAATCACAGGAGTTAACTACCCTAATTTAAAGATTTCTAAGTATTATGATTTAGCTACAAAATATTATCAAAACGGAGCTTCAGGGATACTTACCTTCAGGCTTGGAAGCAAGGAAATAGCCTATAAGTTTTTAAGAAAGTTAAAGCTTATATTATATCTTACAAACATGGGCGATTGTAAGACAAGTATAATACATCCTTGTTCAACCATTTGCGTAAGAAACACAGAAGAAGAGAAAAAGAAAATGTCTGTCTATGATGATCTTGTTAGATTGTCAGTTGGAATAGAAGATGTGGATGACATATTGGAAGACATAGATAGAGCACTAAAAGCAATTTGA